Proteins from a genomic interval of Tenacibaculum sp. SZ-18:
- a CDS encoding Crp/Fnr family transcriptional regulator, with the protein MESFFLHNAHLLLEHPEIAKTLEKVAIHKSFKKGELIHPANSICKHFYLLFKGIARVFYFRDGKDITVHIAQEQESITAIDSFIQRRKSKYNIEALEDIECLAISRVDLEKLSEQSHQFEHFGRLFLEKIYCDLAERIDSLLLHTSQERYEELLQRQPDLFKRVPAKHIASFLGMTPETFSRIRAK; encoded by the coding sequence ATGGAGTCTTTTTTCCTACACAATGCCCACCTTTTATTAGAACATCCAGAAATAGCCAAAACTTTGGAAAAAGTTGCTATTCATAAATCATTCAAAAAAGGAGAACTCATTCATCCTGCAAATTCTATCTGTAAGCATTTCTATTTGCTTTTTAAAGGAATTGCTCGTGTATTTTACTTCCGTGATGGTAAAGATATTACAGTTCACATTGCACAGGAACAAGAAAGCATTACAGCTATTGATAGTTTTATTCAGAGAAGAAAAAGTAAGTATAACATTGAGGCTTTGGAAGATATTGAGTGCTTAGCTATTTCAAGAGTTGACTTAGAGAAACTATCAGAACAAAGTCATCAATTTGAACATTTTGGAAGATTATTTTTAGAGAAAATTTACTGTGATTTGGCAGAAAGAATAGATAGCTTACTGTTGCACACTTCTCAAGAAAGATATGAAGAATTACTTCAACGTCAACCTGATTTATTTAAGAGAGTACCAGCGAAACACATTGCTTCTTTTCTCGGTATGACGCCTGAAACCTTTAGCAGAATAAGAGCTAAATAA
- a CDS encoding GH3 auxin-responsive promoter family protein, producing the protein MPFQFINSIISWFLKKRKHQMELFLKYPFDVQEELLLKLIATAKHTEFGQTHRFSKIRTYDDFRNNVPIQRYETIEPLIERCRKGEQNIFWPTKIKWFAKSSGTTNAKSKFIPVSDEALEDCHFKAGKDMLCLYINNNENAQLFTGKSLRLGGSSAIYEDNETYFGDLSAIIIENMPFWADYSSAPKQEVALMSEWETKMEAIIDETIQENITSIVGVPSWMLVLLNKVLEKTGKNNILEVWPNLEVYFHGGVNFSPYRDQYEKLIPKKDFKYYETYNASEGFFAIQDRNDFNELLLMLDYGIFYEFIPMNNYEGENSSAIPLSDVQANVNYAVVISTNGGLWRYLIGDTVKFTSTNPYRIKITGRTKHHINVFGEELIIENAEEALKFACAQTNATIKEYTVAPIFMNGKDKGAHEWIIEFDNQPSDLRFFTEILDEALKNCNSDYEAKRYNDLTLNMPKVQQARQGLFYDWLKQKGKLGGQHKVPRLSNKREFIEELHELT; encoded by the coding sequence ATGCCGTTCCAGTTTATAAATTCTATTATTTCTTGGTTTCTTAAAAAAAGAAAGCATCAAATGGAACTCTTTTTAAAGTATCCTTTTGATGTTCAGGAAGAATTACTTTTGAAATTAATAGCAACAGCTAAACATACCGAATTTGGACAAACACATCGATTCTCGAAAATTAGAACTTACGACGACTTTAGAAATAATGTACCCATTCAGAGATATGAAACAATAGAACCTCTTATCGAAAGATGTAGGAAAGGCGAACAAAATATATTTTGGCCCACAAAAATAAAATGGTTTGCAAAATCTAGTGGAACGACAAATGCGAAAAGTAAGTTCATCCCTGTTAGTGACGAAGCTTTAGAAGACTGTCATTTCAAAGCGGGAAAAGATATGCTTTGTTTATATATTAACAATAATGAGAATGCTCAATTATTTACAGGTAAAAGTCTGCGTTTAGGAGGAAGCTCGGCTATTTATGAAGATAATGAAACTTATTTCGGAGATCTTTCAGCAATTATTATTGAAAACATGCCTTTTTGGGCAGATTATAGTTCAGCTCCCAAGCAAGAAGTTGCTTTAATGAGCGAATGGGAAACCAAAATGGAAGCTATAATCGACGAAACTATACAAGAAAATATCACGAGTATTGTAGGTGTTCCGTCATGGATGTTAGTCCTATTGAACAAGGTTCTAGAAAAAACTGGTAAAAATAACATCTTAGAGGTTTGGCCCAACTTAGAAGTTTATTTTCATGGAGGTGTAAACTTCAGTCCTTATCGAGATCAATATGAAAAGTTGATTCCCAAAAAAGACTTTAAATATTACGAAACATATAACGCTTCCGAAGGATTCTTTGCCATTCAAGACAGGAATGATTTTAACGAATTATTGCTTATGCTTGATTATGGTATTTTTTACGAATTTATTCCGATGAACAATTATGAAGGTGAAAACTCTTCAGCTATTCCACTTTCTGATGTACAAGCAAATGTAAATTATGCCGTTGTAATTTCAACGAATGGCGGATTATGGAGATATTTAATTGGAGATACCGTTAAATTTACCTCAACTAATCCTTATAGAATAAAAATAACTGGAAGAACAAAACATCATATCAATGTTTTTGGTGAAGAGTTAATTATCGAGAACGCTGAAGAAGCTCTAAAGTTTGCTTGTGCCCAAACAAACGCTACCATAAAAGAATATACCGTTGCGCCAATATTTATGAATGGAAAAGATAAAGGTGCCCATGAATGGATCATTGAATTCGATAATCAACCTAGCGATTTACGTTTCTTTACTGAAATATTAGACGAAGCTTTAAAGAATTGTAATTCTGATTATGAGGCTAAACGTTATAATGATTTGACATTAAACATGCCTAAAGTCCAACAAGCTCGACAAGGATTATTTTATGATTGGTTAAAACAAAAAGGAAAACTTGGAGGACAACATAAAGTTCCTCGTTTATCGAATAAACGTGAGTTTATAGAAGAACTTCATGAACTAACCTAA